GCAGTGTAGGCGAGGCGCGATCGCAGTTTCTCATCGAGCCCTCGCCCACCTACAACGAACGTCGCGCCCAGCCGCGCGGCCGCGCTCTCGAGCTCTCTGCAGGTAGCTGCGAGGGCTGCCGCGTCCTGCACGTGGCTCACGCTCAGCCAGAACAAGCGAGGCGCGACATCGATCAGCGCCGCGTGCAGCGTAGGGCCCGGATGGCCGCTGCCAAGCGACTGAGCCCTCCACCCCATCGCTCGCAGCACGAGCTCGATCAGCGTCGTGGGCAGTTGATACACGTCGCCCTCCGGCGTGCCGCCGATGGCGAGCGGAGCCCCCTGCTGCGGGTCGGGAAGGTACCCGACCATCTCGTGCAGGGCGCGCAGCGTCAGCTCGCAGGCACGTCGCTCCCGATAGACCTCGAGCTTGTGCGACGCCCATAGCTCGCCCAGCTCCACGAAAGCCGGAGCGATTACTTCGTCGCCGAGCTCGGTCATGGTCGTGCCCGCCAGGTGCGAGCCCAGCACGATGCCTCGCACCTGCATGCCATCGCCCCGAACCAGGCCCGAGCGTAGCGCTTGCGAAGCGCACCGCGTCTCGGCGATCTGGTGCAGCCCCGCAGGCAAGCCCAACAGCTCCGGTCGCACGAGCTCGGTTTGGCTCGCTCGCAGGTACTCGAGCACCGAGCGCAGCGTGATCTTCCGGTGTCCGCCCGGCGTCTTGGTCGTCTTCAGGACGCCATGATCGCACCAGCGCTTGAGCGACGACTCGCTCACGCCCAGCGCGAGGGCCACCTGGGACGGCGAGAACTGTCTGGAAGCGGGCTTGGCCTCGATCATGGCGACTCCAAAGACTGCCGACGAGAACGTTTTGAATGTTAGCAGGTTCACTTGGCACTGTGGCCTGCGTTTGCTTTTGTGAGCAGGAACGTCTGTACATTCGAATGCGCCATCGCTAATAAGGAGGCGCTTCACAAGCGTCTTGGAACCGCGATCACGTGCACCTGACCCGAAAGACTCGGCGGCAGCCTTGCCCTAGCCCAGGGTTCGTGCCGCTGTCTTGTGCAGCGGTGCTCGTCGTCACGTCGATCGCGCACGGACAAACCCCGCGCGGGAAGACCCCGCACAGACAAGCCCCGGACCCCAAAGGAGACGCCTCGGCCGCGGCTGCAAGCGAGCCACCCGACGACATCATGCCGGAAGCTGTCGAGACGGGCGACGAGCCCGAGACGGCAGAGGTCGAGGCGCTGCTCGTGACGGGCACCCGGTTCAAGGGCCGCAGCGCCATGGAGTCCGCGGTCCCGATCGACTCGTTCAGGGCCGAGGCCCTGCAGCAACAGGGCAACGGTGACATGACGGAGGTACTCAGGAACATCGTGCCGTCGTTCGCCGCCACGGCGTACACAGGCGATGGCAGCGCCTTCATCCGTTCGAGTTCGCTGCGCGGGCTGCCGCCGGACGAGACCCTCGTGCTCGTCAACCGCAAGCGGCGCCACCGCTCTGCCCTCGTGGCTCTCGGAGGCGCCGCCATGAACCAAGGGGCCCAGGCGGTGGATATCGGCATGATCCCTTCCGTCGCGCTGCGCAGCATGGAAGTGCTGCGGGATGGGGCCGCGGCACAGTACGGTTCCGACGCCATCGCAGGTGTGATCAACTTCATCCTCAAGGACGACCCGCAGGGCATGGAGCTGCAAGCCAAGGCCGGCCGCTGGTACGAGGGCGAGTACGAGGTTCAAGTCGCGGGCAACGTGGGTGTGCCGCTGGGGCCGGACGGCTTCCTCAGCCTGAGCGCCGAGTACATGGGCTCCGAGGAACTGTCGCGCGGTGGCCAGCACGCCGAGGCGCAGAAACTGACCAACCTGGGCATTCCGAACGTACCGAACCCGGCCCAGATTTGGGGCCGGCCCGCAAGCAGCGGCCTGCGCACCTTCTGGAATGGCGGGTTCTCGCTCAGCGAGTATTTCGAGCCCTACTTTTTCGGCAATTTCGCTCGCACCTACGGCAACTACAGCTTCTTCTACCGCGAGCCCAACAAGGAGGGCGTCACCAGCACGCTGCCCGTCAATCCCCTGAACCCTTTCGAGGGCAACTTCAGCTGGTCCGACCCACATCTATGGCCGGTTGGCTTCACGCCGCGCTTCGAGGGTCGCATCAC
The sequence above is drawn from the Pseudomonadota bacterium genome and encodes:
- a CDS encoding helix-turn-helix domain-containing protein; protein product: MIEAKPASRQFSPSQVALALGVSESSLKRWCDHGVLKTTKTPGGHRKITLRSVLEYLRASQTELVRPELLGLPAGLHQIAETRCASQALRSGLVRGDGMQVRGIVLGSHLAGTTMTELGDEVIAPAFVELGELWASHKLEVYRERRACELTLRALHEMVGYLPDPQQGAPLAIGGTPEGDVYQLPTTLIELVLRAMGWRAQSLGSGHPGPTLHAALIDVAPRLFWLSVSHVQDAAALAATCRELESAAARLGATFVVGGRGLDEKLRSRLAYTAHCDQLKHLESLARSLWQVA
- a CDS encoding TonB-dependent receptor, whose product is MPLSCAAVLVVTSIAHGQTPRGKTPHRQAPDPKGDASAAAASEPPDDIMPEAVETGDEPETAEVEALLVTGTRFKGRSAMESAVPIDSFRAEALQQQGNGDMTEVLRNIVPSFAATAYTGDGSAFIRSSSLRGLPPDETLVLVNRKRRHRSALVALGGAAMNQGAQAVDIGMIPSVALRSMEVLRDGAAAQYGSDAIAGVINFILKDDPQGMELQAKAGRWYEGEYEVQVAGNVGVPLGPDGFLSLSAEYMGSEELSRGGQHAEAQKLTNLGIPNVPNPAQIWGRPASSGLRTFWNGGFSLSEYFEPYFFGNFARTYGNYSFFYREPNKEGVTSTLPVNPLNPFEGNFSWSDPHLWPVGFTPRFEGRITDLSQTAGVRGEFGPGILYDVSGSYGRNRINYTLNNSINPSWGFESPTVFRPGDLQQDDLNVNADFSYGVRDNLNLAWGAEWRQEKYTMHQGDDASWMPGRWAAVGGLIDPVTNLPYQPPLVGANGYQGTSPAMAGSWARTNWALYADMEWDVTDEYLVQTAARFEDFSSFGSTLNGKLATRYILAEYLTLRGALSTGFRAPTPGQSNLTNVATVFVPGTIEQQITGTVRPTDPIASLHGGRPLVAEKSLNVSLGFTMRAAESLRLTADVYRIAVNGRIVMATDIPVQNNPTYRIIRFYT